A genomic stretch from Larimichthys crocea isolate SSNF chromosome XXII, L_crocea_2.0, whole genome shotgun sequence includes:
- the eva1c gene encoding protein eva-1 homolog C isoform X1: MRVMSWTRLDWSHSLFYLTLILWTRRMNGLADFSNYLSRIITSHSAHACDGQPLRLHCPRHSTISIQSAFYGSSEARLCGADPALRVHNHSCSAFTALQKLLSECQSHRDCQLPVNHLLFGKDPCPGTTKYLHVHYKCKPTEHKKHVVCEGGTMILHCKPPRVLNIYAAVYGRSLGQTDTCPSHLTKPPPFECLNHEAVHLVSKSCYSKQKCVVAVSNQTFRDPCFPGTRKYLSVVYSCVPQTLLREADPNIFSSTLSPAVDTEKGPPADLEEPSSKGSKRPDNSGAMMSNSLLTYAYIKEHPEMAALLFTSSVCIGLLLTLLAVSVRVTCRGGQFRDHRVTPKSRSQTANSQEDEDDEDEEEDDDDDDDDETESSLISAAERKAIHSWEEVTYVSEAAERAERIERREMIIQEIWMNAYLNGSSC, encoded by the exons ATGCGGGTCATGAGCTGGACGCGTCTAGACTGGAGCCACAGCCTTTTCTACCTGACTTTAATCCTGTGGACCAGACGCATGAATGGACTGGCTGACTTTTCAA ACTACCTGTCCAGAATCATCACGAGTCACTCTGCTCACGCCTGTGACGGACAGCCTCTGCGACTCCACTGTCCACgtcactccaccatctccatcCAGTCCGCCTTCTACGGGAGCAGCGAGGCGAGGCTGTGCGGAGCAGACCCTGCGCTCAGAGTGCACAACCACAGCTGCTCAGCTTTTACTgctctgcag AAGCTGCTGTCAGAgtgtcagagccacagagatTGCCAGCTGCCTGTCAACCACCTGCTATTTGGGAAGGACCCCTGCCCTGGCACTACCAAATACCTCCATGTCCACTACAAGTGTAAACCAA CTGAACACAAAAAGCATGTGGTGTGTGAGGGGGGGACAATGATCTTGCATTGTAAGCCCCCCAGGGTTCTGAACATCTATGCAGCTGTCTATGGGAGAAGTCTTGGTCAGACTGACACCTGCCCCTCGCACCTGACAAAACCACCCCCGTTTG AATGTCTGAACCACGAGGCCGTACACTTGGTATCCAAGTCCTGCTACAGCAAACAGAagtgtgttgttgctgtcagCAACCAGACCTTTAGGGACCCCTGCTTTCCAGGAACCAGGAAGTACCTCAGTGTGGTCTATTCTTGTG TACCACAGACTTTATTAAGGGAAGCAGACCCAAACATATTTAGCTCCACCCTATCTCCTGCTGTGGACACAGAAAAAG GTCCTCCTGCAGATCTGGAGGAGCCTTCCTCCAAAGGGTCCAAAAGACCAGACAACTCAGGAGCTATGATGAGCAACTCCCTCCTGACCTACGCCTACATCAAAG AGCATCCAGAAATGGCAGCGCTGCTCTTCACCTCCAGCGTGTGCATTGGTCTTCTGCTCACACTTCTGGCCGTGTCAGTGCGAGTGACCTGCAGAGGAGGACAGTTCAGGGATCACAGGGTCACACCCAAGTCTCGTAGCCAGACTGCTAACAgccaggaagatgaggatgatgaggacgaagaagaagatgatgatgatgatgatgatgatgaaacagAAAGCTCTTTAATCTCAGCCGCAGAAAGGAAGGCGATACACAGCTGGGAGGAAGTGACTTACGTGAGCGAGGCCGCCGAGCGGGCCGAGAGGATTGAGCGCAGGGAGATGATCATACAGGAGATCTGGATGAACGCTTATCTGAACGGCAGCTCATGTTGA
- the eva1c gene encoding protein eva-1 homolog C isoform X2 has protein sequence MRVMSWTRLDWSHSLFYLTLILWTRRMNGLADFSNYLSRIITSHSAHACDGQPLRLHCPRHSTISIQSAFYGSSEARLCGADPALRVHNHSCSAFTALQKLLSECQSHRDCQLPVNHLLFGKDPCPGTTKYLHVHYKCKPTEHKKHVVCEGGTMILHCKPPRVLNIYAAVYGRSLGQTDTCPSHLTKPPPFVPQTLLREADPNIFSSTLSPAVDTEKGPPADLEEPSSKGSKRPDNSGAMMSNSLLTYAYIKEHPEMAALLFTSSVCIGLLLTLLAVSVRVTCRGGQFRDHRVTPKSRSQTANSQEDEDDEDEEEDDDDDDDDETESSLISAAERKAIHSWEEVTYVSEAAERAERIERREMIIQEIWMNAYLNGSSC, from the exons ATGCGGGTCATGAGCTGGACGCGTCTAGACTGGAGCCACAGCCTTTTCTACCTGACTTTAATCCTGTGGACCAGACGCATGAATGGACTGGCTGACTTTTCAA ACTACCTGTCCAGAATCATCACGAGTCACTCTGCTCACGCCTGTGACGGACAGCCTCTGCGACTCCACTGTCCACgtcactccaccatctccatcCAGTCCGCCTTCTACGGGAGCAGCGAGGCGAGGCTGTGCGGAGCAGACCCTGCGCTCAGAGTGCACAACCACAGCTGCTCAGCTTTTACTgctctgcag AAGCTGCTGTCAGAgtgtcagagccacagagatTGCCAGCTGCCTGTCAACCACCTGCTATTTGGGAAGGACCCCTGCCCTGGCACTACCAAATACCTCCATGTCCACTACAAGTGTAAACCAA CTGAACACAAAAAGCATGTGGTGTGTGAGGGGGGGACAATGATCTTGCATTGTAAGCCCCCCAGGGTTCTGAACATCTATGCAGCTGTCTATGGGAGAAGTCTTGGTCAGACTGACACCTGCCCCTCGCACCTGACAAAACCACCCCCGTTTG TACCACAGACTTTATTAAGGGAAGCAGACCCAAACATATTTAGCTCCACCCTATCTCCTGCTGTGGACACAGAAAAAG GTCCTCCTGCAGATCTGGAGGAGCCTTCCTCCAAAGGGTCCAAAAGACCAGACAACTCAGGAGCTATGATGAGCAACTCCCTCCTGACCTACGCCTACATCAAAG AGCATCCAGAAATGGCAGCGCTGCTCTTCACCTCCAGCGTGTGCATTGGTCTTCTGCTCACACTTCTGGCCGTGTCAGTGCGAGTGACCTGCAGAGGAGGACAGTTCAGGGATCACAGGGTCACACCCAAGTCTCGTAGCCAGACTGCTAACAgccaggaagatgaggatgatgaggacgaagaagaagatgatgatgatgatgatgatgatgaaacagAAAGCTCTTTAATCTCAGCCGCAGAAAGGAAGGCGATACACAGCTGGGAGGAAGTGACTTACGTGAGCGAGGCCGCCGAGCGGGCCGAGAGGATTGAGCGCAGGGAGATGATCATACAGGAGATCTGGATGAACGCTTATCTGAACGGCAGCTCATGTTGA